In Topomyia yanbarensis strain Yona2022 chromosome 2, ASM3024719v1, whole genome shotgun sequence, one DNA window encodes the following:
- the LOC131678859 gene encoding GTP-binding protein 10 homolog: protein MVLLQNVLFGAFRKNPRKYLRGKFLDTLRLSVKGGHGGNGLPKYGGVGGQGGAVYFVAKEGKTLKDVVHKHSSKRIVAGNGEESSKERILGRRGVDQCVEVPVGIRVLEDDGLLVAELNEDGKSCLAAGGGSGGCSGNSFLGKSGHTRTLTLDLKLIADIGLVGFPNAGKSTLVKALSNASPKIASYPFTTIRPQLGTIEYEDYRQITIADLPGLIEGAHANFGMGHKFLKHVERTRLLLVIVDVFGFQLSQSHRKRNCLENIYALNKELELYDKTLLEKPCVLLVNKMDREGAIDEICKYDKYFSNLQDGLQHCPEELVPKQLLSLERVIPISAKSMTEVDKVKQAVRQVLDEKAAERLRDEGDSDRQDLLRARINERGPKVG from the exons ATGGTGCTACTCCAAAACGTTTTATTCGGCGCTTTTCGAAAG aacCCTCGCAAGTACCTGCGTGGAAAGTTTCTCGATACACTGCGACTATCGGTGAAGGGAGGACACGGCGGTAACGGGCTGCCGAAATACGGTGGCGTTGGCGGACAAGGTGGGGCAGTATATTTCGTTGCCAAGGAAGGTAAAACCCTGAAGGATGTAGTACACAAACATTCTAGCAAACGAATAGTGGCCGGTAATGGCGAGGAGAGTAGTAAGGAACGAATCCTAGGGCGTCGTGGGGTGGACCAATGCGTGGAAGTACCTGTGGGCATTCGAGTGTTGGAGGATGACGGACTCTTGGTTGCCGAATTGAATGAAGACGGCAAAAGCTGTTTGGCCGCTGGCGGTGGAAGTGGAGGGTGTTCTGGTAATTCGTTTCTCGGGAAATCCGGGCATACGCGAACCTTAACACTGGATTTAAAGTTGATTGCTGACATCGGACTGGTTGGGTTTCCGAATGCTGGAAAAAGTACGCTGGTTAAAGCTTTATCTAACGCATCGCCGAAGATTGCTTCTTATCCAT TTACAACAATTCGGCCACAGCTCGGAACAATCGAGTATGAAGATTACCGGCAAATCACGATCGCAGATCTTCCTGGATTGATCGAGGGTGCTCATGCTAATTTTGGCATGGGTCACAAATTTTTGAAACACGTTGAACGAACACGACTGCTGTTGGTAATTGTAGATGTTTTCGGGTTTCAATTAAGTCAAAGCCATAGAAAACGAAATTGTCTGGAAAATATTTATGCTCTAAATAAGGAACTGGAGCTGTACGATAAGACTTTACTAGAAAAGCCATGCGTTTTATTAGTGAACAAGATGGATAGAGAGGGAGCCATTGACGAAATTTGCAAATATGATAAATACTTCAGTAATCTGCAAG ATGGTCTACAACACTGTCCAGAAGAGTTGGTACCCAAGCAGCTACTGTCTCTGGAACGTGTAATTCCTATCTCTGCCAAAAGCATGACAGAAGTCGACAAAGTAAAACAAGCAGTTCGGCAAGTACTGGACGAAAAAGCAGCTGAGCGATTACGCGATGAGGGTGATTCAGATCGGCAAGATTTATTGCGTGCAAGGATAAACGAACGCGGTCCGAAAGTAGGATAG
- the LOC131678858 gene encoding integrator complex subunit 11, whose protein sequence is MPDIKITPLGAGQDVGRSCILLSMGGKNIMLDCGMHMGYNDERRFPDFSFIVPEGPITNHIDCVIISHFHLDHCGALPYMTEMVGYTGPIYMTHPTKAIAPILLEDMRKVAVERKGESNFFTTQMIKDCMKKVIAVTLHQSVMVDGELEIKAYYAGHVLGAAMFWIRVGSQSVVYTGDYNMTPDRHLGAAWIDKCKPDLLISESTYATTIRDSKRCRERDFLKKVHECVAKGGKVLIPVFALGRAQELCILLETYWERMNLKYPVYFAVGLTEKANNYYKMFITWTNQKIRKTFVQRNMFDFKHIKPFDKGYIDNPGAMVVFATPGMLHAGLSLQIFKKWAPNENNMVIMPGYCVQGTVGHKILGGAKKVEFENRQVVEVKMSVEYMSFSAHADAKGIMQLIQYCEPKNVMLVHGEAVKMEFLKDKIKEEFHIECFTPANGETCVINTPIKIPVEASLSILKDEAKKYNAEPPDPKRRRIIQGLLVMKDNKISLMNLDEIFGECGLNRHMIRFISKVKIDDPGPAPRTIEKLYNLLNERMSGWNVTMNENGSINVESVNIKIESEDQLSLPPGPTGSVAASVALANTTAHKICSVSWINQDEDLGSYILALLQNL, encoded by the exons ATGCCGGATATCAAAATAACTCCTCTCGGAGCAGGACAGGATGTAGGCCGCAGCTGCATCCTTCTCTCGATGGGAGGAAAGAATATTATGCTCGACTGCGGCATGCATATGGGTTACAACGATGAAAGGCGCTTTCCGGATTTTTCGTTTATCGTACCGGAAGGACCAATCACGAATCACATAGATTGTGTGATAATTTCTCATTTTCACTTGGATCATTGTGGTGCACTGCCTTACATGACCGAGATGGTAGGCTATACCGGGCCTATCTATATGACTCATCCGACGAAAGCTATAGCCCCAATTTTGTTGGAAGACATGCGAAAGGTGGCAGTGGAGCGGAAGGGTGAGAGCAATTTCTTCACAACCCAGATGATTAAGGACTGTATGAAGAAGGTTATTGCCGTTACATTACATCAGAGCGTAATGGTAGATGGTGAGCTGGAAATCAAGGCATACTACGCAGGCCATGTTCTGGGTGCTGCCATGTTTTGGATCCGGGTTGGTTCGCAGTCAGTTGTTTACACAGGCGATTACAATATGACGCCAGATCGGCATCTGGGAGCGGCTTGGATTGACAAGTGCAAACCGGATTTGCTGATCTCGGAAAGTACCTATGCGACAACCATTCGAGACTCGAAGCGTTGCCGGGAGCGTGATTTTCTTAAGAAG GTGCACGAATGTGTAGCGAAAGGTGGTAAGGTACTTATTCCGGTGTTCGCTTTGGGCAGAGCACAGGAGTTGTGTATTTTGCTGGAAACCTACTGGGAACGAATGAACCTCAAGTATCCAGTTTACTTTGCAGTTGGGTTGACTGAAAAGGCTAACAATTACTACAAAATGTTCATCACCTGGACCAACCAGAAAATTCGAAAAACATTCGTCCAACGCAACATGTTTGATTTCAAGCATATTAAACCATTTGACAAGGGCTATATTGATAATCCGGGAGCGATGGTGGTTTTCGCTACGCCCGGAATGTTGCATGCCGGTCTTTctttgcaaattttcaaaaagtggGCTCCGAACGAAAATAACATGGTCATAATGCCGGGATACTGTGTTCAAGGAACGGTGGGCCATAAAATCCTCGGCGGTGCGAAAAAGGTAGAATTTGAAAATCGGCAAGTGGTTGAAGTTAAAATGTCGGTTGAGTACATGAGCTTCAGCGCTCATGCGGACGCTAAAGGCATTATGCAGTTGATTCAGTATTGCGAGCCAAAAAATGTGATGTTGGTACACGGAGAGGCGGTTAAGATGGAGTTTCTGAAGGATAAAATTAAAGAAGAGTTCCACATCGAGTGTTTCACGCCGGCGAACGGGGAAACGTGTGTGATTAATACTCCGATAAAGATTCCTGTGGAAGCGTCGCTTTCTATTTTGAAGGACGAGGCAAAAAAATACAACGCAGAACCGCCAGATCCGAAACGTAGGCGAATTATCCAAGGATTGCTGGTCATGAAGGACAATAAAATATCTTTGATGAACCTCGATGAAATTTTCGGCGAATGCGGCTTGAATCGGCACATGATCAG ATTTATATCCAAGGTCAAAATAGACGATCCGGGCCCGGCACCGCGTACCATCGAAAAGCTGTACAATCTACTAAACGAGCGAATGTCTGGGTGGAATGTGACGATGAATGAGAACGGGTCTATCAATGTTGAATCGGTGAACATCAAAATTGAAAGTGAAGATCAACTTTCGCTTCCCCCGGGACCAACAGGATCGGTGGCAGCATCGGTTGCATTGGCAAACACAACCGCTCATAAGATTTGCAGCGTCTCATGGATTAACCAGGATGAGGACTTAGGAAGCTATATTTTAGCATTATTGCAAAATTTATGA